The Bradyrhizobium sp. WSM471 genome includes the window GACCAGACCAAGGCGGACAAGGCCGACGGCACCGATGGCCTCGCGGCCGCCGTCGATACCGCCGCCGCCGCGCAGATCGACGCGGCGCAGGCCGCCTTACCCGATCCGAACGCACTCGTGGTGGCCGTGCCGGTCGATCCGAACGCGGCCGCAAACCAGACCGCCGGCTCCGCCTCCTCGCCGCTGACGATCGCCGCCGCCGGCATCGCCGCCAGCGCATCCATCACGGCGCAGATCGCCGGCCCCAAGACCGACACCGCGACGCCGGGCGACAAGAGCGCCAAGACCGCGAGCGCCAAGGTCGATGCCGACACCTCGGCGACGCTGGCCGATGCCGCGACCGGGACGACCGATTCGACCGCGACCGACGCCAAGACCAATGGCGGCCTGATCGCCGCCGCCGACCAGGGCACGCCAAAAACGTCGTTCAAGGCCGCAGCCATCGCGCAAGGCGCGAGCGACGTTTCCAATATCGGCCAGGACACCGGCAAGGCGAACGCCGCGCAGACCCCGGCGACGGCAGCGTCCGCCAACACGGCGCATCCGCACGCCGACAAGCCGACAATCGATGCGAATGCAGCCGACGCCAAGGCTGGGACTTCCGACCGCACGGCCGATGCGGCACCGGCCACGGCCACGACGCATGCCCATGCGGGCACGCAGGCCGCTGTCCCCACCACCGACACAAGCGCGCAGGCGGCCTCTGCCATTCAAGCGCCGCTGACCAACACGACATCGGCCGCGACCGCTTCGACCGCGACGCTCACGGCGACCGCGGCGAATGCCAACGCCATTCCGATCAGCGGCGTGCCGATCGAAATTGCCGCCGCCGCGCGCGCGGGCAAGACCCGGTTCGACATCAGCCTCGATCCGCTCGACCTCGGCCGCATCGACGTCCGCATCAATGTCGACCGCAACGGACAGGTCACTTCGCATCTCACCGTCGAGAAGCCGGAGACGCTGCAGATGCTGCGGCAGGACGCGCCGCAATTGCAGCGCGCGCTCGACGATGCCGGCCTCAAGACCGGAAGCAACGGGCTGTCCTTCAGCCTGCGCGACCAGAATTCATCGGGCCAGAACTCCGGCCAGAACAACGACAATGGCGGCAATGCCCGCCGGCTGATCGTCAGCGACGAGGACGCAGTTCCCGCGGCCCCGGTCGGGCGCAGCTACGGCCGCATGCTCGGATCGAGCAGCGGCGTCGACATCAGAGTGTGAGGAGTATTCGATCATGACCACCACGAATGCCGCCACCGCCCCGTCCGTCGTCTCGGGCACGACCGACCTGCCGAAATCCTCGTCGAACCCGAGCCTGGGCTCGAGCACCGGCGCGACGCTGGCCGGCAACTTCCAGACCTTCCTGACGCTGCTGACGACGCAGCTGCAGAACCAGAACCCGCTCGATCCGCTCGACACCAACCAGTTCACGCAGCAGCTGGTGCAGTTCGCCGGCGTCGAACAGCAGCTCAAGACCAACGACTCGCTGTCCCAACTCGTTACCCTGCAACAGACCACGCAGGCGACCCAGGCGCTCGGCTTCGTCGGCAAGACCGCCCTGGTCGACGGCACCACCGGGACCATGACGAATTCGTCGGCAACCTGGCATCTCAACGTGCCGAGCGACGCCACGGTCGACATCACCATCGCCAATGCGAGCGGCCAGACCGTGTTCACCGGCAAATACACCGCCGGCGCCGGCACCGACGTTCCGTTCACCTGGAACGGCCAGGGCAATGACGGCACGCAATGGCCCGACGGCAAGTACACGATCTCGGCCACGGGCAAGGACGTCGCCAACAACAATGTCGGCATCGCCGCGCAGGTGCAGGGCGTCGTGTCATCCGTGGACCTGACCCAGTCGCCGCCGCTGCTGACCATCGACGGCGCCAGCTACACGCTGAGCCAGGTCAAGAGCATCATCGCGACGGCCAGCAATTGAAGGCGGCGCGCGAACCACATTCCGCGTCGTCCTGGCGAAAGCCAGGACCCATAGCCACCGAAAGTCGTTTTGGTTCGAGGACGTGACCCCGAGTCGTCGCCAAACTTCGCGCTGGGGTAATGGGTCCTGGCGTTCGCCAGGACGACAATTGGGCCTTGCAGCGCCGCGCGCAGGCCTCGTTCGTTAGTAAAGTATTTACGAACACCCCCCTCGGCCCGCCTGGACGCACCGTCCCGCCGGTCGAGTCGGCTGCGTTCCAGCCATTTTCAACGAGAATTGTATTGAAGCCTTAGGCTTAGCGGATTTTTAAGCCGGCGGGCGTACGGTTCCTGAGTGAGTTCAGTGGTTGAGAGTTTGTGAGTACGCCATGACAGAACCCCATCGCCCGAGGGTAAAATACGTCATCGGGCCGGACGGTAGTCCGTTGACGATTGCGGATCTGCCTGCACCCGGCACCAAACGCTGGGTCATCCGCCGCAAGGCCGAGGTCGTCGCCGCAGTCCGTGGCGGTCTTCTCTCCCTCGAGGAGGCCTGCAGCCGTTATACGCTGACGGTTGACGAATTCCTCTCCTGGCAGTTTTCGATCGACCAGCATGGTCTGGCGGGACTTCGCACCACCCGTATCCAACAATATCGCCAGTAGGCAATCCGGAAATCTGCGGCTTTTGACGAAAATCGGCCTCGCCTTGCGAGGCCGATTTTTTTCATGTTTCGTTTTGGCGCGACTTTTGTCGCAGCTCTTAACCTTCGTTAACCATATCGAAACCATCACCTAGGCAATAATTGCCCAGTCGGCCTTTCCTGTGAAAGCAGCCGAATCTGTCGGGGCGGTTGCTTGCAAGGTCTTGCGGACTTTCTGAAGGGTATCGGAGCCGCCCGGTTCGGGGCGATGATCGCGGTCACCGCCGCGCTCGTCGGCTTTTTCGCGTTCGTCATCATGCGCGTCACCACGCCGCAGATGACGACGCTGTTCACCGATCTCAGCGTCGAGGACTCCTCGGGCATCATCAAGGACCTGGAGCGCCAGGGCATCCAGTTCGAGCTGCGCAACGAGGGCACCATCATCATGGTGCCCAAGGACAAGGTCACCCGCCTGCGGATGAAGCTCGCCGAGGGCGGCCTGCCCAAGGGCGGCGGCGTCGGCTACGAGGTGTTCGACAAGTCGGATGCGCTCGGCACCACCTCTTTCGTCCAGAACATCAACCATCTCCGCGCACTGGAGGGCGAGCTCGCCCGCACCATCCGCGCCATCGACCGCATCCAGGCCGCCCGCGTCCATCTGGTGTTGCCCGAGCGCCCGCTGTTCTCGCGCGAGGCGCCGGAGCCGTCGGCCTCGATCGTGGTGCGGGTCCGCGGCGCGCTGGAAGCCCAGCAGATCCGCGCCATCCGCCACCTCGTCGCCTCGGCCGTGAACGGGTTGAAGCCGCAGCGGGTCTCGATCGTCGACGAGACCGGGCAGCTGCTCGCCGACGGCGCCCAGACCGATCCGGAGCAGGCGATGGGCGACGAGCGCCGCACCGCCTTCGAGAAGCGGATGCGCAAGCAGGTCGAGGACATCGTCTCCTCCGTGGTGGGCACGGGGCGCGCCCGGGTTCAGCTCTCCGCCGATTTCGACTTCAACAAGATCACCCAGACCTCGGACAAGTACGATCCCGAAGGCCGCGTGCTGCGCTCGAGCCAGACCCGCGAAGAGCAGAGCATGACCGCCGACAACAACGGCCAGGTCACCGTCAACAACGAGTTGCCGGGCAACCAGCAGAACGGCGGCGTCGCGGCCAAGGACCAGAGCAAGAAGAGCGAAGAGACCAACAATTACGAGATCTCCCGCACCACCAAGACCGAGGTGACCGAGGCCGGCCGGGTCAACCGCATCTCGGTCGCGGTGCTGGTCGACGGCATCTACTCCAAGAACGACAAGGGCGATCTGGCCTACCAGGACCGCACCAAGGAGCAGCTCGACCGCATCGCCACGCTGGTGCGCTCGGCGATCGGCTTCGACCAGAAGCGCGGCGACCAGGTCGAGGTCGTCAATCTGCGCTTTGCCGACGCCCCCTCCACCACCCCAATCGCGGAGCCGAGCGGCTTGCTCGGCATGCTCCAGTTCACCAAGGACGACGTCATGTACTTCGTCGAGCTCGGCGTGATGATGCTGCTCGGCCTGGTGGTGCTGTTCCTGGTGGTCCGGCCGCTGGTCAAGCGCATCCTGGCATCCGACGAAGTCGCAGCCGCCATCTCCGGCGCCCTGACCGGCCCGGCGAGCGACGAGGCCGCGCCCGCCAGCCAGCCGCTCCTGCCGAGTGGCGCTGCGAGCGCGATCGACGTCGCCACCGTCCAGGGCCAGGTCCATGCCCAATCCGTCCATCGCGTCGGCGAACTCGCCGAGCGCAATCCCAACGAGACCGTCGCCATCATCCGCCAATGGCTGACCGAACCCGCGAAATAATCGAGAAGTGATCTGACATGGCCGCAGCCCTGCAAAACGCCAATTCCAACGACATCACCAGCGTGATCTCCACGCTCGGTCAGCGTGCCGTCGGCCGCGCGGGCGCCAAGACCGAAGCAGTACCGGGGCCGAAGCGCGCCGCGATCCTGATGCTGGCGCTCGGGGAGCAATATGGCGGCAAGATCTGGGGCTTGCTCGACGATGACGAGGTGCGCCAGCTCTCGCTGGAGATGTCGACGCTCGGCACCGTCGAGGTCGACACCGTGGAGGACATGCTGCTCGAGTTCGTCTCGCGAATGTCGGCCTCCGGCGCGCTGATGGGCAATTTCGACGCCACCGAGCGGCTGCTCCAGCAATATCTGGCCCCCGAGCGCGTCAACGGCATCATGGACGAAATCCGCGGCCCCGCCGGCCGTAACATGTGGGAGAAGCTCTCCAACGTGCAGGAAGAGGTGCTCGCCAACTATCTCAAGAACGAATATCCGCAGACCATCGCGGTCGTGCTGTCGAAGCTGAAGCCGGAACACGCCGCGCGCGTGCTCGGCATCTTCCCGGAGGATCTGGCGCTCGACGTCGTCAACCGCATGCTGAAGATGGAGGCGGTGCAGAAGGAGGTGATCGAGAGCGTGGAGAAGACGCTGCGCACCGAATTCATGTCCAATTTGTCGCAGACCCGCCGACGCGACGCCCACGAGGTGATGGCGGAAATCTTCAACAATTTCGACCGCCAGACCGAAACCCGCTTCATCACTTCGCTGGAAGAGGACAATCGCGAATCGGCCGAGCGCATCAAGGCGTTGATGTTCACCTTCGACGACCTCGTGAAGCTGGATTCCGGCTCCGCCCAGACCCTGATGCGCAACGTCGACAAGGACAAGCTCGGCGTCGCGCTCAAGAGCGCCAACGAGGACGTCCGCAACTTCTTCTTCGGCAACATGTCCTCGCGTGCGGCAAAAATGCTCCAGGACGACATGGCGGCGATGGGTCCGGTCCGCTTGCGCGACGTCGACGAGGCCCAGGCGCTGCTGGTCAACCTGGCCAAGGATCTCGCCGCCAAGGGCGAGATCATGCTGACCAAGAACCGCGCCGACGACGAGCTGGTGTACTGATGGCAGCTCCGGCAAAATTCCTGTTCGACAACGACTTCGCGGCGCCCGACCGGACGCGCGAGAAGGCCGCAACCGCGGCCGAGATCGCCCAGAAGGTCGCGGAAGCCGAGGCGCGCGCCTATCAGGACGGCTTCGCCGCAGGCCAGCGCGAGGCCAAGGCCGAGAGCGACCGCCGTGTCGCGCTTGCCATGGAAGAGATCAACATCGCCATCCGGGGCATCGCTTCGGGCATCGGCAACATCGAATCCAAGATGGAGACCGAGGCGGTCGACGTTGCGGTCGCGGTGGCGCGCAAGCTGTGCGCCGATCTGGTCGCCGCCGAGCCGCTCGGCGAGATCGTCGCGCTGGTCAAGGATTGCTTTTCGCATCTGGTCGCGACGCCGCATCTCGTCGTCCGCATCAACGACGCGCTCTACGATGCCGCTCGCGAGAACATCGAGCGGCTGGCCAGGCAGAACGGCTTCGAAGGCCGGCTGGTGATTCTGGCCGAGCCCGAGATTGCCACCGGCGACTGCCGGATCGAATGGGCCGATGGCGGCGTCGTGCTGGAGCGCGCCGCCATCGCGGCCAAGATCGACGAAATGGTGGGACGCTACGTTGCGTCCCGCAGGGGGAGTTAAATCATGAGCGACACTGACGGACAGGTCCCGCTGCCCGATCTCAACGGCCCGATGCCGCCTGCCGGCACCGACGTCGGCTACAACGAGGACGAATACGCGACGCGCGCCGCCGCCGACCTCGAGGCCGTGTTCGACGTGCCGGTCCAGGTTTCGGCCGTGCTCGGCCGCTCCAAGATGGACGTCAGCGAGCTGTTGAAGCTCGGACCCGGGACCGTGCTCGAGCTTGACCGGCGCGTCGGCGAGGCCATCGACATCTACGTCAACAACAAGCTGGTTGCCCGCGGCGAAGTCGTCCTGGTCGAGGACAAGCTCGGCGTGACCATGACCGAAATCATCAAGACTGAACGCGCCTAAAGCGACGACGCGCGGCAGCGCGACCAGACGGACAGGAGACTGACATGCGGCTTCTCATCGTTGGCACATTGAAGGGCCAGCTCACCACCGCCACCAAGATCGCGATGGCGAACGGCGCCACCGTAACCCACGCCGAGGATCACGATCAGGCGATGCGCGTGCTGCGCGGCGGCAAGGGTGCCGACCTGCTGCTGGTCGACGTCGCCCTCGACATCCGCGATCTCGTGATGCGGCTCGAGGCCGAGCACATCCACGCGCCGATCGTCGCCTGCGGCATCACCAACGACGCCCGCGCCGCGGTTGCCGCGATCCACGCCGGCGCCAAGGAATACATCCCGCTGCCGCCGGACCCGGAGCTGATCGCGGCGGTGCTGGCTGCCGTCGCCAACGATTCCCGCGAGCTGGTCTATCGCGACGAGGCGATGGCCAAGGTGATCAAGCTCGCGCAGCAGATCGCGGGCTCGGACGCTTCGGTGATGATCACCGGCGAATCCGGGACAGGCAAGGAAGTGCTGGCTCGCTACGTCCACACCCGCTCGGCCCGCGCCAAGCGTCCGTTCATCTCAATCAACTGCGCTGCGATCCCCGAGCATCTGCTGGAGTCCGAGCTGTTCGGCCACGAGAAGGGCGCCTTCACCGGCGCGATCGCCCGCCGCATCGGCAAGTTCGAGGAGGCAACCGGCGGCACGTTGCTGCTCGACGAAATCTCGGAGATGGACGTCCGCCTGCAATCGAAACTGCTCCGCGCCATCCAGGAGCGCGTGATCGACCGTGTCGGCGGCACCAAGCCCGTCCCGGTGGACATCCGCATCATCGCGACTTCGAACCGCAACCTGGTGGACGCGGTGCGCGAAGGCACGTTCCGCGAGGACCTGTTGTTCCGGCTCAACGTCGTGAATCTGAAGATCCCGCCCCTGCGCGAGCGTCCCCTCGACATTCTCGAGCTCGCCCAGCACTTCGTGAAGAAATACGCCGAAGCCAACGGCGTGCCGATGCGCCCGATCTCGGCGGAAGCGCGGCGCGTGCTCTCCACCAACCGCTGGCAGGGCAACGTCCGCGAACTCGAAAACACCATGCACCGGTCGGTCCTGATGGCGCAGGGCGACGAGATCGGTGCCGATGCGATCCTCACGCCCGACGGCGACCGCCTCGACCTCGCCAAGACCGCGCCGGCCGTGGCGCATGCCACCATGGCCGCCGAGCAGGTGACGCGGGCGCTGGTCGGCCGCACCGTCGCCGACGTCGAGCGCGACCTGATCCTGGAGACGCTGAAGCACTGCCTCGGCAACCGGACCCATGCCGCCAATATCCTGGGCATCTCGATCCGCACGCTCCGCAACAAGCTCAACGAATATTCCGACGGCGGCATTCCGATTACGCCAGCCGGCACGCCGGGCGAATATCCACGCATGCCGATGGTGGGGGCGTAGACGCTCTACCCTGATTGAGAGAATGCGAATGCCCGGGCTCGTCCCGGGCATTTTTGTTGGTGAAGTGCAGACAGCCTCCAGACTCTCGATGTCGTCCTGGCGAAAGCCAGGACCCGTTACTCCAAGGAGGAGTTTGGCGAAGATTCGTCATTCGGTACTCCTACCGCCCTCCCTCGACAGTTTCCGCGGTATGGGTCCTGGCTTTCGCCAGGACGACGTTGGGGAGGCAGCGTGGATCAAAACCCGCAGACTGCGACATGGCCGCACCGCGTTCTCCGACTAGGTCGCGACAGCGCCAGGCCCTATAAGCGCCACCGAGGACCACGTGAGGGTAAAATGTCTCAAGCTCAAATCACGGATTGGCTGGCGACGCAGCGGCAGGCGATGATCGACCTGCTGCGCGATGTCGTGAACATCGATTCCGGATCCTATGACAAGGAAGGCGTCGATGCGGTCGGGGCGCGGTTCGAGCGGCATTTCGCCGAGCACGGCATTCCGTTCCGGCGCGAAAGCCACGCTACTTTCGGCGATGCGATCCACGCCGAGGTGGCAAAGCCCGGCAGCAACGAGAAGCCGGTGCTGTTGATGGGACATCGCGACACCGTGTTCGGCAAGGGCGAGGCCGGACGGCGTCCGTTCACGATTCAAGACAAGCGCGCCTATGGTCCCGGTGTTGCCGACATGAAGTCCGGCGTCGTCATGAACATATTCGTGGCAACCGCCTTCCACAAATTCGGCGGCAACCCGCACCCGATCAAGCTGCTGATCACCTCGGACGAGGAGATCGGTTCGCCCTCCTCGCGGCCGGTGATCGAGCGCGAAGGACGCGCCGCGCGCGCCGTGTTCAACTCCGAGCCGGGCCGCCCGACCGGCAATATCGTCACGGGACGCAAGGGCGGCATCTTCATGCATGTCGCCATCACCGGCAAAGCCGCGCATTCCGGCGCCAATTTCGCCGCCGGCGTCAGCGCGATCGGCGAGCTCGCGCACAAGATCGTGCATATCCACGCGCTGACCGATCTCGACAAGGGCATTACGCTCAATGTCGGCCTCGTCTCGGGCGGGCAGTCCGTCAACACCACGGCGCCTTACGCGGAAGGGCAGATCGACCTGCGTTATGTCGATCCGGCGGATCGCGCGAGGGTGATGGCCGCGATCGAGACCATCATCGCGACGTCCTACGTGCCCGGCACCAGCGCAACGCTGACGGTCAAGGGCGAGTTCGTGCCGGTGGTGCAGAGCGCCGATTCAAAGGCACTGTTCGAGAATTATCAGGCCGCAGCAAAGCAGGCCGGTCTCACCACGCTCGAAGGCGAGTTCTCCGGCGGCTGCGCCGATTCCGGCTTCACCGCCGCGGTGGGAACGCCGACCATCTGTGGCCTCGGCCCGGTCGGCGGGCTCGCGCACACGCCGGAGGAATATCTCGAGCTCGACAGCATCGTGCCGCGCGCGCAGGCGCTGGCGCTGGCGATCTTGCGGGGGTAGTCGTCACGCACTCTGCCGTCATGCCCGGGCTTGTCCCGGGCATCCACGTCTCTCGGGAATGGCGGCTGCGCGTGGATGGCCGGGTCAAGCCCGGCCATGACGAGGAGAGAGCCGTTACGAATAGCTCGGCGCATCCGGCCTGCGAAAGATCTGGATGGGGTCGCCCGGCACGATCGGATGGCCGCTGAACATCGCATAGGCGTAGAGCGCGAGATAGGCGATCGCAATCGCGCCGACCGCGTAGAAGGCCCAGGTCGCGACGCGTTTCATCATTGCGCTCCATTGCTGTCCCGGCGGGAGGCTCAGGCAGCGCTTCTAGAGCGATGAGGGCGAAAAGGCCAGCCTGGACGGTCTGTGGCCGGCGGCGATCAAATGCCGCGGCGGACGTGGGTGGGAACGCTGACGTCCGCAAGCCTGACCGCGTCTTCGTCCTGATCCACCGCCACATACTGACCGTGCCAATAGGCCAGCGCTGCGTTGCGGGTCGAATTCCTGACGTCTCGCACCCGCCCGATGATGATCCCATGCGAATGGCGCTCGATGATCTCCTCGACTTCGCAATCGACGGCCGACAATGCGCCAACCAGCAGCGGAACACCCGAGACCGCGGTCACCCATCTGGCGCCCGCGAAACGATCGGCGCCCTTGAGCCCGCCCTTGCCGGCAAAGCGCTCGGCGATGTCGAGCTGATCGGCCGCGAGGATGTTCACGCCGAAGGCACCGTGGCGGCGGATCAGCGGGAAGGAGGAGGCGTCGCGGTTGATGCTGACGATCAGCGTCGGCGGATCGACCGAGAACGAGCTGACCGAGGTGACCGTCATGCCGGTGATGTCCTTGCCCCGTCCGGCGGTGATGACACTGACCCCGCCGGTGAGATGGCGCATGGCGCCGCGGAAATCAGCAGGCGAGACGGCATTTTCGGTCATGAGATCGCGGGGCACTACATTCATGGCATCGTCCCCAAGCGGGGGTCCCTCTCTATCTAGGTACGATCGTCCGCCGACAAAAGGTGGCTCAGGATCGAGCCTTCGAGGCCCGCGACCCGACCGAGAGATTAAAAAATCGCGAAAACAACCCCATGCACAGTAGCCGGGGCGTGGGAAAACAATGACTTACGCTTATCCGAAATCAACTTGACTCGTCGGGCAAAACAGGAGCAGGATGGCATCATGGCGGCGTTGCGGATGGACCGGTCCTTGCCGGGCTAATGCAGCCACCTCACGGGCAGATTTTGCAGCCCGCGGAACGCCCAGCCGCCGACCCGCACCGGTTCGTCGTCGGCGATCTCGAGCCGGCTGGCACGGGCGAACAAGGTCGGCAGTGCGACGTCGGCAATCATGGCACGCGAGGCCCAGGCGCCGGCGCAGAAATGCGGACCGGCGCCGAATGCGACGCTCTTGGCCGTATCACGCCGCACGTCGAACTGGTCGGCGCGCTCAAAGTGCTTCTCGTCGCGATTGGCGGAGCCGAACATGAGGAATACGCGCTCATCAGTTTCGAACACGACGTCGCGGATGGTCCACGGCTTTGCGATGCGTCGCGGCGACATGCCGATCGGCGAGATCCAGCGGGCATATTCCTCGAAGGCCTGGAGCCAGGTCACCTCGCCCTGGCGCACGAGATCGAGCTGGTCGGGATGGGTCAGCAGCGCCCAAACCGTGCCGGCGATCGCCTTGCGCGGCTCGTTCTGGCCGCCTGATATCGCGAGTTTGACATTGGCGCGCACGCTCTCCATCGCCATGCCCGAGGCGAGGAGCACGCCGAGGATGCTCTGGTCGGGATGCTTGCGCATCACCGGCAGGATGTCGTCGATGGCGGCATCGATTCCCGACGTTGCCGCATGGCAGCGCGCCTCGACGGCTGCGTCGCCGCTGTAATTGGCGATGCCCTCGATCATGCCCTGTGACCAGGCGTCCATATCCGCAAAGCCGATATTGGTGAGGCCGGTAATCGATTTCAGGCATTCGCCGGAGAACGGCAACGCGAAGTCGCGCATGAAATCGATACGTCCGGGCTCGATCGCGTCGATGATGCGATCGGCATGGGCCTGGAACAGCGCGGCCCAATGCGCCTTCACCGTCTTCGGCGACACCGTTGGAAACATCGCGCGGCGCTCGACCTGGTGCGCTTCGCCGTCCTTGCGCATCATGTTGTGGCCCATCAGCCGGTTCATCAGGCCCGCGGGCTGGTGCGAGGAGAACACGTCGATCTGCTTCTCGGAGATGGAGATATCGTCGCGGCTCGTCAGCAGCGTCGAGCCGAGCTGCGGCACGAACGCGATCGGCGCCTCCTTGCGCATCTTGGCGAGCATCGGATAGGGGTCGGCCCAGAATGCGGCCGGGTCGATGTCGATGCGCGGCGCCGTGCTCAAGCTTCGCTCCATTGCTGTTCACCGCCAAGGCTAGCGGCTTCAGGAGGCGCCGTCTGTCCCCAGCGATTGGGACAGCTTCAGTTCAGGCCGCGCGGGCCGGCGAGCAGGCGCAGCACGATTGCAAACAGCTCGCTTTGCGAGGAGATGCCGAGCCGTTCATAGGCGCGCTTGCGGTACGTCAGGGTCGAATGCAGGCTGATGCCGAGCGCCTGCGAGATCGCCTCGGAGCTGAAGCCGGAGAGGATGCGCCGGCAAACGTCCTGCTCACGCGGGGTGAGGCTGGCGAGCGGCGCGCGCGTCGCGAAGAGCGCGGCGAGAGATTGCTCAGTCGTCGCCGACGAGCTGTGCTGGAAATGGCGTGCTACGCTCGCACTGATGGCCGGTGCGATGGCCTGAAGTCGCGCGCGCTGGGCGTCGCTGAAGCGGCCCTGGACAGCGATGCGATAGAAATTGACGTAGAAGCAGGTATCGTCGACCCAGATCGCGGTCGCGCATTTGTCGACGATGCCGGAATCCACAAAGAACATTTTTCGGTAGCGCGCGCCGTACATGCGCGGCGCGAAGGCCGGCAGCACGAGCGGCGCGCGGCCCTCGCCTTCGAACAGCGCATCGCGGTTGGGATCGGATTGGTGGAACTGCCCGGCATAGGCCGCGCCCAGATCGCCGCCGATCGGGATGTTGCCGGCATCGAGCAGGCAGTGTGCGGCGCCCGCGCGGCTCAGGGCGAACACCATGCAATGGCCGACCCCGGCCTGCCGGCGCAGTGTATCGATCAGGATATCAGGGAAATCCGGGCGACCGATGGCGA containing:
- a CDS encoding M20 family metallopeptidase → MSQAQITDWLATQRQAMIDLLRDVVNIDSGSYDKEGVDAVGARFERHFAEHGIPFRRESHATFGDAIHAEVAKPGSNEKPVLLMGHRDTVFGKGEAGRRPFTIQDKRAYGPGVADMKSGVVMNIFVATAFHKFGGNPHPIKLLITSDEEIGSPSSRPVIEREGRAARAVFNSEPGRPTGNIVTGRKGGIFMHVAITGKAAHSGANFAAGVSAIGELAHKIVHIHALTDLDKGITLNVGLVSGGQSVNTTAPYAEGQIDLRYVDPADRARVMAAIETIIATSYVPGTSATLTVKGEFVPVVQSADSKALFENYQAAAKQAGLTTLEGEFSGGCADSGFTAAVGTPTICGLGPVGGLAHTPEEYLELDSIVPRAQALALAILRG
- a CDS encoding flavin reductase family protein gives rise to the protein MNVVPRDLMTENAVSPADFRGAMRHLTGGVSVITAGRGKDITGMTVTSVSSFSVDPPTLIVSINRDASSFPLIRRHGAFGVNILAADQLDIAERFAGKGGLKGADRFAGARWVTAVSGVPLLVGALSAVDCEVEEIIERHSHGIIIGRVRDVRNSTRNAALAYWHGQYVAVDQDEDAVRLADVSVPTHVRRGI
- a CDS encoding cytochrome P450 — encoded protein: MSTAPRIDIDPAAFWADPYPMLAKMRKEAPIAFVPQLGSTLLTSRDDISISEKQIDVFSSHQPAGLMNRLMGHNMMRKDGEAHQVERRAMFPTVSPKTVKAHWAALFQAHADRIIDAIEPGRIDFMRDFALPFSGECLKSITGLTNIGFADMDAWSQGMIEGIANYSGDAAVEARCHAATSGIDAAIDDILPVMRKHPDQSILGVLLASGMAMESVRANVKLAISGGQNEPRKAIAGTVWALLTHPDQLDLVRQGEVTWLQAFEEYARWISPIGMSPRRIAKPWTIRDVVFETDERVFLMFGSANRDEKHFERADQFDVRRDTAKSVAFGAGPHFCAGAWASRAMIADVALPTLFARASRLEIADDEPVRVGGWAFRGLQNLPVRWLH
- a CDS encoding helix-turn-helix transcriptional regulator, with product MRPHGTPANPAAGYVTPAVLAIGRPDFPDILIDTLRRQAGVGHCMVFALSRAGAAHCLLDAGNIPIGGDLGAAYAGQFHQSDPNRDALFEGEGRAPLVLPAFAPRMYGARYRKMFFVDSGIVDKCATAIWVDDTCFYVNFYRIAVQGRFSDAQRARLQAIAPAISASVARHFQHSSSATTEQSLAALFATRAPLASLTPREQDVCRRILSGFSSEAISQALGISLHSTLTYRKRAYERLGISSQSELFAIVLRLLAGPRGLN